Part of the Longimicrobium sp. genome, AGGGGGAGATGCTAACCGCGTGCGAGATCATCTTGTACCTCTCGATCCTCGTTGGAAGGAACTTTTCACCACAGGCCCAAAGTGGTCGGAGAGTCTGTCCCAGGTGGGTCGGATGCGCCTCACCTCTGCCGTTTTAGCGGGTATTCAGCCGTTCACTCCATGCACCGAGCGGCAGCTAAGGTGTTTACGAGAGCGCTTGAAAGGCTTCCCAGGGGTCGCTTCCGATCCCGGATTCCCTGTTTACCCGACAAGCCGTCGTCCGGATTTTTCCCAAATGTTTCTCCGACCCCGGTTGCCGGAGTTGACGGCGCTCGGCCGGATCGGAAGAGTCCATCCACCCGCCGCAAGTGGACGCGGGTTGGGACGCGCCGGCGGGACGAGGCTCTGCGGAAGCCGATCAGCGTTGACAGCCGCCGCGGCGCGCGGCACTCTACCCGCCGCTTCTCACCATCTCCTGAAATCCTTCCCCGATGCCGACGACGGAGCCGTCCACCTACGAGCGCATCTACGCGGCGGTCCGGCGCATCCCGCGCGGGCGGGTGAGCACGTACGGGCGGGTGGCGGAGCTGGCGGGGCTCGGCGGCGCCGCGCGGCAGGTGGGATACGCGCTGCACGCGCTGCCGCCGCACACCACCGTCCCCTGGCACCGCGTGATCAACGCGCGGGGGACGATCAGCCTGCGCCGCGGCGGCGGGCACGAGCTGGAGCAGCGCTTCCTGCTGGAGGCGGAGGGCGTCGGCTTCGACGCGAACGGGAGGGTGTCGCTGGAGCGCTTCGGCTGGCGCGGCGGCCGCAAGCGGCGGAAGGGCGAGGATTCGCCGGAGTGACGTCGTACCACGCTCGGCGATGAACGATTACGCAAGCAGAGCGGGGCGCACCGGCCGGTGCGCCCCGCTTTCATCATTCTTCGATCTCCGCCATCCACCGTGGCGGCTCCATCCCGGTGGAGCGGTAGACCCGGCGCAGCACGTCCACCACGGCGCGCCTCCCCTCGGTCATGGCCGGGTCGGGGAGCCCTTCCAGCAGCAGCCCCAGCGCGATGCGGATCGTCTCCTCGTCCGGGCCCAGGCCGCGGCCGTTGCGCACGTACCACTCGCGCATCTTGCGCTGGGTGGAGCTGCGCGGCGTGGCCGCCTCGTCGAGCGACTTGGCGAGGCCGGTGGGCGTCATTCCCACGGCGCGGGCGGCGGGGCGCAGTCCGTCGCGCTCGATGGCGGCGCGGAGGGCCTGTCGCACGACGTCGAGCGCCACCTGGCGAGGCGCCTTCATGAACACCTCACCCTGGCCGCAGCGGCGGCCCGTCTAAGTCGTCTACAAACTGTACGGTTACACCGGGCAGATTAGCGGGACGAGCGGCTCGCCGCAAGCCTCGGGTGGTGTCCGGGTTTGTCGCCGCGTCCTCGCCCGCCCCGTCGTCGCTCCCTCCCGGCCCGGCATCCAGGCTCCGCACGCCCGGGTTTTCCGCCC contains:
- a CDS encoding MGMT family protein; its protein translation is MPTTEPSTYERIYAAVRRIPRGRVSTYGRVAELAGLGGAARQVGYALHALPPHTTVPWHRVINARGTISLRRGGGHELEQRFLLEAEGVGFDANGRVSLERFGWRGGRKRRKGEDSPE